The DNA region TTTGCGGATTTTCAGGTGAACGAGGAGCTGGTCAAGGCGGCGAAGCCGGATTACTTGTTCCTGCACTGTTTGCCGGCGCATCGGGGCGAAGAGGTTAGCGAAGGCGTGATCGACGGCGCGAACTCCGTCATTTTCGATCAGGCCGAAAACCGGCTGCATGCGCAAAAGGCGTTAATGGTCGCATTAATGGCATAATTGAAGTTGATCGAATTGCCGTCTTTGGATCGCGAAGCGAATGATATAATTAAACGGCATCGAATCATAAAATACGAAGTTTGGCCCGTTTGTCGGTCTAGCTTTTGGAAAGACGCAAGAATAGGATTTGTTAGTTACAAGGAGAGGGAGTTTAACCATGGCAAAGCAAAAAATCGTATTGGCATATTCCGGCGGTCTGGATACGTCCGTTATCCTCAAGTGGCTTAAGGAAACGTATGACGCTGAGATCATTGCGTTCACGGCGGATATCGGCCAGAAAGAAGAGCTGGACGGCCTGGAGGAAAAAGCGCTCGCTACCGGCGCCTCCAAAGTATACATCGACGATCTGCGCGACGAGTTCGCTAAAGATTTCATCTTCCCGATGTTCCAAGCGGGAGCGATGTATGAAGGGCAATACCTGCTCGGCACAAGCATCGCGCGTCCGCTTATCGCCAAGCGCATGGTGGAGATCGCACGCGCGGAAGGCGCTACGGCGATCGCTCACGGAGCAACGGGCAAGGGTAACGACCAGGTGCGCTTCGAGCTTGGCGTAGCCGGACTCGCTCCTGATATTGAAGTGATTGCGCCATGGCGCCTCGAGGAGTTCCGGAACTCCTTCCCGGGACGTGCCGAGATGATCGCTTATGCGGAAGCACACGGCATTCCGGTCACGGCTTCGGCGGCGAAATCGTACTCGATGGACCGCAACCTGCTTCATATCAGCTATGAGAGCGGCGTGCTGGAAGATCCTTGGTACGACGCAAGCGCGGAAGCAAGCAAGGACATGTATCTGCTCAGCGTGTCGCCTGAGGATGCGCCGGATGAGGCGGAATACCTGGAGCTCGAATTCAAGCAGGGCAATGTCGTCGCTCTTAATGGAGAGGCGATGAGCCCGCTGCAGGTGATGGAGAAGCTCAACGAGCTTGGCGGCAAGCACGGCATCGGCCGTGTCGATATGGTGGAGAACCGCTTCGTCGGCATGAAGAGCCGCGGCGTATACGAGACGCCGGGCGGAACGATTCTGTTCACCGCCCATCGCAAAATGGAGTCCATTACCATGGACCGCGAAGTGATGAACCTGCGCGACAGCCTGATCACCCGTTACAGCACGCTCGTGTACAACGGCTTCTGGTTTGCGCCGGAGCGATTGGCGCTGCAGGCTCTGGTAACGGAAAGCCAGAAGAACGTCACCGGCACGGTGCGCGTGAAGCTGTACAAGGGCAATGTGATCGGAGCCGGCGTGAAGAGTCCGGTGAGCCTGTACAATCCGGACATCGCTACGATGGAGGCCGATCCGACGCAAGCCTACGATCAAGGCGATGCCACCGGCTTCATCCGCTTGAACGCCCTGCGCCTGAAAGTAGCGGCAGGCGTGAACCAGAATCAGTAAGCCATCCAGTTCAATCGTTCATTTTATAAAATGCAAGCAAGATAAGGATTGTAAGCCATGCAAGCTATGCAAGTAATGAAGGGGCTGAAGGCCGTTTTCATGCTTGGGACTCGCGCAGAAGAGCAGCCTATTAGCAGGTGTTCTTGCTGCGATCCCCGGCGGGAAACGGCCCTCTGCCTTCAAACAGAGAGGGGCAAGTGTTGTGAGCAAGTTATGGGGCGGACGTTTTACGAAGCAGACCAACGCGCTGGTGGAGGAGTACACGGCTTCCATCGGCTTTGACAAGCAGCTGGCGGAGGAGGACATCCAAGGCAGTCTGGCGCATGTATCCATGCTGGGCAAGTGCGGCATCGTGCCAGCCGAGGATGTGGAGACGATCAAAGCCGGCTTGAACAAGGTGCTTGAGCGCATCCGCGAAGGAAGCATCGAGTTCTCGGTATCCGACGAGGACATTCATATGAATATCGAGAAAAACCTCATCGAGGAAGTCGGGCCGGTCGGGGGGAAACTCCATACCGGACGGAGCCGGAACGATCAGGTAGCGACGGATATGCATCTGTACCTGCGCAACCGTGTCGTTGCACTGACCGGTATGCTGCATGAGCTGCAGACGGCGCTGATCGGACAGGCCAAGGACAATCTGGATACGATCATTCCGGGCTATACGCATCTGCAGAGGGCGCAGCCGATTCTGTTCGCCCATCATCTGATGGCGTACGTATCGATGTTCCAGCGCGATATCGACCGTTTGATCGACAGCTACAAACGGATCAATATCTTGCCGTTGGGCGCGGGAGCGCTTGCCGGCACGACATTCCCGATCGACCGCCACTTTGTCGCCGAGCAGCTCGGCTTCGACGGCGTGTACGAAAACAGCTTGGATGCGGTCAGCGATCGCGACTTCATTCTCGAATTTTTGGCGGACGCCTCGATCATCATGATGCATCTGTCCCGCTTAAGCGAAGAGCTGGTGCTGTGGAGCAGCACGGAGTTTAATTTCATTGAGCTTGACGATGCATTCTGCACCGGCAGCAGCATTATGCCACAGAAGAAGAATCCGGACGTGCCGGAGCTGGTTCGCGGCAAAACCGGACGCGTATACGGTAATCTGATGGGCCTGCTCACCGTGCTGAAGTCGCTTCCGCTTGCTTACAACAAGGACATGCAGGAGGACAAGGAAGGCATGTTCGATACGGTCGCCACGCTGGAAGGCGCGCTGCAGCTGTTCGCGCCGATGATTGCCACGATGAAGGTCAACAAGGGGCGCATGCGCGAAGCGGTAAATACGGACTTCTCGAATGCGACGGATATCGCGGATTTCTTGGTCGGCAAGGGCTTGCCGTTCCGGCAGGCGCATGAGGTGATCGGTAAAACGGTGCTGTACTGCATCCAGAATAACAAATATTTGCTGGACCTGACGCTGGAGGAATTCCGTCAGTTCTCGGAGCTGTTCGATGACAGCATTTACGGCGTTCTGCAGCCCGAGACGGTGGTTAACGCCCGGAACGTATACGGCGGCACGGCAACCGCTCAGGTGAAGGATGCGATCGAGCGCAGCGTGAAGCTGCTGCAGGCGACCGAGGAATGGCTTGCCCTTCGGCAAGGCAATGTGGAGTAATCCAATCAGCTGAATACATGCAATAACGAAAAAAATGCACTCATGGGGCGAAAGCGCCGGCTGCAGCCGCAGCGGCCCTCGCTCAGGAGTGCATCTTTTTTTACTGGTTTTGCTTGTTCAGAGGGAGCCACTTCAACACATTTTGAATATGGGTATCCCAGTAGCCCCAATCATGACCGCCCGGCCCTTCCTGATAGGTGTAGTCCAGCGAGGTCTGCTCGCAGACCTGGCGGAAGGACTGGTTATCCTCATACAGGAAGTCCTCGGTTCCGCAGCACTGGTACAGCATCGGCTTCGGACCATCGCCGGTGTCCACCTTGCGCACCAAATGCAGCAAGTCGTCGTCCGTTCCGGAGATGTCGCGGTCCCCGTAGATGAGCCTGTTGTCATAGAGCCGGTCTTCGGCAGGGCCGATCCGGCTAACCATATCAAGCGCACCGGACAGGCTGGCAGCCGCCGCGAACCGATCCGGGCAGCGCAGTCCGAGCTTGAACGCACCGTAGCCGCCCATCGACAGGCCGGCGACAAAGTTATCCTCCCTGGCATGGGATAACGGGAAGAAGGAGCGGGCGAGAGCCGGCAGCTCCTCGCTGATGAAGGTCCAGTATTTGCCGCCGTGCTCCATGTCGGTGTAGAAGCTGCGGTGTACCTGCGGCATGACGACCGCTAATCCCATAGAGGCCACGTAGCGCTCGATGGAGGTGCGACGAAGCCAGATCGAATCATCATCGGACAAGCCGTGCAGAAGGTACAGCGTTGGGTGCAGGCCATTGCCCGCCGTATTGGTCATGCCGATCTGAGCGGAGGTCTGCTGCGGCAAGATGACGGTCATGGACGTGCTGAGCCCAAGCACTTCGGAGAAGAAATGACATTGAATCAGAGCCATGGTATGTATCCCCTTTCATCATCAGGATCAGAAATAGCTAATGCGTTTACATAAGGGATCATATCATAATTTAGCAGGCTTCCGCTGTAAAATTTCCCAGCCATTCTTTTACGCCTCGGTCTCAAGACCGAGAAAAGATTCAGCCATCAGGCGGTTTAGCGACGGATGCTGTTGTGATAATCTGCTAAGAGAACGGAGCTCATCAGCGTATAGCTGATGCTCCTTTTGTGATCCGGTGGAGGATTCCGCCGACAAGGGTTGAATTTCTAATATAACGATAGAATGAAGATACCATTAGACGATTTATAATAAACGACTATAACGACAAATAAGGTGATTTCACCCTATGTATTATATTGGAGGAGGACTACCATGATACCCTATGAAGAGAAGCTGTCCGATCTGAAAATTGCAGGCACCGGGAATGCAACGGGCGGCCGGTACGGTAAAGTCCGCATCGACGGCTCGGGTCAAATCAACGGCGATATCGAATGCGTCGACTTGGTTGCGAACGGGAATGTGAACGTGAACGGATCGTTGATGACGCAGAAGCTTCGCGTGAACGGATCCGGCACCGTTCATGGGGCCGTTGAGGCGGAAAGCTTAAATGTGGCCGGCAACTTGAACCTGAAGGATCAGCTGCGCAGCCGTTTCATCGAGATCGGGGGTCACTGCAGCATTCATGGCGATTCGGAATCCGAACGGCTCACCTTAAGCGGCAATCTCCGCGGACATGGCGATGTTCGGAGCGAATGGGCAGAGCTAAGAGGAAGCTTTAACATCAGCGGCCGGCTGCACCTCGGTAACGGAGATATCCGCCTATTCGGCCGCTGCAAGGCCCTGGAGGTTATCGGCGACCGGATAACGGTGCGCCGGAAGGGCAAGCGGCTGTGGGAGATGCTGTCGTTCTCTTTAAGCGGGCCGAGGCTGGAGGCCCGGGTGATTGAGGGAGACGTTCTGGATTTGGAATACGTTGAAGCCGATATGGTTCGCGGCAATCGGGTTATCCTCGGCAAGGGATGCAAGGTGCGGCAGGTCGAGTTCCGGGATGAGCTGAGCCGGGATCCGGAAGCGGAGATCGGAACGGCGCACAGATTTTAAGCCGGCAAGGTTGGCATGCTGATATCATACGCAGGGAACTGCCCCTTAGTAGATTTTTCTACTGTGGGGCAGTTCTTTTTTCATGTCCTCCATAATCCCTTCGCACGTACAGAAGTGTCCCGTATATCGCGTGAAGCTAGTTCAGCATGTCATGGTGCGGCCGTAATTCCGTCCTCGACCACCTCCTTCTTAGGCGTTTCGTTCGGTATCGGCATCCCGCCGTCATGGGTCGGATTGATGGCAACGATGCTGTCTTGCGCGCGGTACGTATCCGTGGATATTTTAACGCGTTCCACAAGCTTGCCGTTCACCTTTTTGGTCCGGTATGTTTCGACCACATAGCCGGGCTTGCCCTGCTGAATGACCTGCTTGAAGCCTGGCGGGAGCGCTTTGTTGTGAATGACCTTTTCCGGCGATGGCAGCGTTTCGATCGTGGAGGACTCGAGCTCATAGACGGTATCTTTAGGAAAAGTTCCGAACAATTTGACAGTAAGCGTTTCGTCCGACACTTCCGAGAGAATGAGCAGATGCTTCCCCGTGCTGTTGCGGAACCGGAAGTTAATCGCCCCTTCGGCAAAGGTTGCATCCTGCCCCTTCGGCATATAGCTGACCGGCAGAGAGTGATTCCGGCGCTCGGTGATGTCAAGCCCGATCAAGAGAGCGGCGTGATATACGGTGCTCGATACCTGGCAGATGCCGCCTCCAATCCCTGGCACAAGCTTGCCGTTTACGATAACAGGAGCTTCCTTGAAGCCGTATTCTTTCTTGGCGGTATCGATGACGTGGGCATAATTGAATTCATCGCCCGGCTTCAAGATCATGCCGTCCACCGCCTTGGCCGCGGCGGTTACGTTATGAACCCTTCCGGGCCCGCTGGCCCCAAGGCTTGTTGAGAACTCGACAATCTTGCGCGCTATGCCTTCCGACTGCAGCGACTCGAGCGTTACGGGGGGCTTCTCAAGGTTTAAAGGCAATTCCAGGACCAGCTCGGTGTCCGCCTGCTTCCCGGCCGCCGACAGGTCGCTTGGCAGCGCTGCCCCCAGCCGATCATATAACATGGCCCAATCGATGCGGTAAGCCGTCTTCTCCGGCATGTATCTGACGATGTCATCCTCGGAAATGCTCCGGACGGCATTGACGGGCTCTCCGAATCGCTCCTTTTCCCATTCCTCATTAAGCCGCTTCTTCAGCAGGTCCCGGTTCCACGTGGCGGAAATCTCCCATTCTGACCGAAAGTTATGCCTGTACCACACCTGCTCCCACAAGGTGCCGGCGTTATCATGGAGCTTGGTAACAGCTTCCCGGAACGATTCCGCATCATATTGAACCCCAGCCTCCTTCAGCGTGAAGGTCTCCGTCCTCCCCTTCAGCATGGCAGCCTGCAGCTTGACCTTCATGCCGGCCATGGCAGCCAGCCGCTGATCGAGCTCGGCCAGCACCTCATCGGCGGGCCTGCCGCCGACATCCCATCCGGACACGACAACCCCCTCCGGAAGCTCCTTCTGATTGACGTACAGGGTCAGCATGCCGAATCCTACGGAGAGGATCAGCACGAAACAGCTGACAATGATGAGACCAAGATGAATTTTTTTCATGCAAAACCACCCTTTTTACTTCGTATTGGCCGACGTTCATGCGCTTCTTCATGTATATGTCACGAGGTTGATAAACTTTCGGGTACTCAAAAGGTAACAAATTTGTTACAATAGGTGGTGTTCTGAGGATTTTTCATGAATTTTAAAGGAATTCAATGGAAACTGTCGAATTTATAAAGGCTAATTATGGATTGGGAAGTGATTCTGCGTGATTGAGATGCAAGATGTATGGAAGACTTACCCGAACGGCGCCCATGCGCTTCAAGGCGTGTCGGTTAAGATCAACCGTAATGAATTTGTCTATGTCGTCGGACCGTCCGGTGCGGGAAAATCGACATTCATGAAGCTTATTTATAGAGAAGAAGTACCTACCAAGGGACAAATTTCCGTGAATGGATTCAATATCGGGAAGCTGAAGCAGCGCAAAATTCCCTATGTTCGGCGCAATATCGGGGTTGTTTTCCAGGATTACCGCCTGCTGCCGAAGCTGACTGCTTACGAAAATGTAGCTTTTGCCATGGAAGTCATCGAAGCGCCGCAGCGCATCATCAAGAAACGGGTGATGGAGGTGCTGGAGCTTGTCGGGCTGAAGGCCAAGGCGAACCGCGAGCCTTCCCAGCTCTCCGGCGGCGAGCAGCAGCGGATTGCAATCGCACGGGCGATCGTGAATAATCCATCGGTCATTATTGCGGACGAGCCTACCGGGAACCTGGATCCGGAGACATCCTGGGAAATTATGCAGCTGCTGGACGAGATCAACTTCCGCGGCACAACGATTGTCATGGCCACACATAACAAGGAAATCGTCAACACCATGCGCAAGCGCGTGCTTGCCATCGAACGCGGACAGATCGTGCGCGACCAGCTGAGAGGAGAATACGGGTATGAGTTTTAGAACCTTCTTGCGGCACCTGCGGGAAGGGGCGAAGAGTATCTTTCGCAACGGCTGGATGTCGGTCGCATCGGTAACTTCCATCGTGGTGTCTTTATTTATATTGGGTGTGTTCATGCTGCTTGTCATGAATGTAAACGCGTTAGCCGATAAAGCAGATCGTAATGTGCAGATCAACACCTACTTGAATCTGAACGTCGACGAGGAGCTTCGGGAGAAGATCCGCAGCGAGATCGAAACGATGCCGGAGGTCAGCAAGGTTACATTCGTATCCAAGGAAGACGGGATGAAGGAGCTGGAGGAAAGCCTCGGCTCGGAATGGCTGGAGGGCTTCAGCGAAGAGGACCAGAACCCGCTGCCGGATGCGTTTGAGATATCCGTTATCGAGCCTACGACCGTCGGCTTCGTTGCCGACAAGATTAGCGCGCTGAACGAGAAATACGCGGAAGAGCCGATCATGCGCGTCAAGTACGGCGAAGGAACGGTGGAAACATTGTTCAAAATCACGCGGACGGTCCGGAATATCGGCTTCGTATTCGTAGCCGGACTGGGGCTGATGTCGATGTTCCTGATATCGAATACGATCCGTGTTACGATTCTGGCGCGCAGACGCGAGATCGGCATTATGAAGCTGGTCGGAGCGACCAACAGCTTCATTCGCTGGCCGTTTTTCATTGAAGGGGCATTGATCGGCCTCGTCGGCTCGATTGTCACGGTAACCCTGTTGTTTGTCGGATACGGTCGCTTGTATGCGGCCGCCCAGACTGATATGACGCTTGCCAAGAGCATGATCCCGCTTGGAGACCTGTGGTTGTGGCTCGGCGGAATCATCATTGTGCTCGGCGTTGCGATCGGAGTCTGGGGCAGTACCATGTCGATCCGTAAGTTTTTGAAAGTCTAAATCAGGTAAAAGGATGGGGAGCGAACGTTGAAGAAAATCGCCGCTGGAGTAGCAGCCTTATTATTGGCCTCTGTTATGATCCAACCCTCTGACGGACAAGCTGAGAAGAAGACCGCAGCTGACGTCGACCGTGAGCTGAAAGTGCTGCAGGAGCAGGTCCGGAAGGCCAGAGCCCAGAAGAGCAAGGCTGCCGAGGAGAAGAAGGAAGCGCAGCATTATAAGAAAAAGACGACCAAAAACCTGAAATATGTCATGGAACAAATCAGCATCGTCAGCAACGAGCTGATGAGAATATCGATGAGGATCGAGGAAACCGAGGATAACCTGAGAACGACGACGAAGGAGCTGGAAGCGGCCGAGGAGCGCATCGCTTCCCGCGAGAAGCTGCTGGAATCCCGCATCCGGCTGATTTATATGGACGGGCAGCCATCCTATCTTGATGTGCTGCTCTCCTCCACAAGCTTCAGCGATTTCCTGGAGCGGGCGGATTCTTTAAAGACGATCGTCAATCAGGACCAGGATTTGCTCGTACAGCATAAACAGGACAAGCTGCTTGTCATCGAGAAGAAGAAAGAGCTCGAGACCCAGTACGCAACGGCCAAGGATCTTTACGAACAGATGGAGGATCGGAAGAGCCTACTGAACGAGAAAGAAAAAGAGAAGCGCGTGCTTCTCGCCCAGTATGACCAAGAGATCGAGGAAGCGGAGATTTTGACCAAGGAGCAGGACCAGATGCTGGTGGCCTTGGCCAGCAAGCGCTCGGATCTGCAGAAAGAGAAGAACAAGCTGGCGGCTGAAGAGGCTGCACGCAGAGCGGCTGCCGCGAAAGCGGCGGCGGCAGCGGCGGCGAAACGGGCGAAGGCGACCAAGCTTGGCGGAAGCAAGGGAGGCGGATTTACCGGCAACGGAGGTCCGTTTGCGCTTCCGGTATCGGGGGCAAGACTCTCATCGGGCTATGGCCCGCGGGTGCATCCGGTAACGGGAGAGGTCGGCAAGATGCATACCGGTCAGGACTTTGCTGCTCCGCAAGGAACGGAGATCCGGGCAGCCGAGAGCGGCACCGTCATTCTGGCCGAATGGTGGAGCGGTTACGGAAACTGTGTTATTGTTGATCATGGGGGCGGTGTATGGACGCTGTACGGACATATCCGCAACGGCGGCATCATGGTGAGTGAGGGCGACAAGGTGTCCAGAGGCCAGAAGATTGCCGAGGTCGGTTCGACCGGTCAAAGCACCGGACCGCATCTTCACTTCGAAGTACGGGTTAACGGATCGCCGGTGAATCCCGGGCCTTACCTGTAACGGCAGGGCAATCTGCGCCGCACATGCTTCGTACCGCTGTATAAATATTCCCGGTAAGCCTATCATATACTAGGTGGACGGGATTCCCGAAAGAGCAGTTGAAATGTACAAAGGCGGTGAAGTACATGCTGAAAAAACGAACGGTTGTCTTTCTAATGGTTGCCGCTATGCTGTGCGGTGTACTCATAACCATGGCATTGACCCAGCTGCCGGCTGCGCAGCAGACCGGAGACGGTGAAGGTCTTCTGGCGAGCATTTCAAATCGCAGCGGGCTCGATGATGCCGAGGCAAGGAAGCTCGGCACGGCGCTGGATCTGATCGAAGACAATTATTATAAGGACGTCGACCGGTCGAAGCTGGTTGACGGGGCGATTAACGGAATGATGGAAGCCCTTGGCGATCCATATTCCAACTATATGGGCGAGGAATCCGCGAAGCAATTCACGGAGAGCATCGCAGGATCCTTTAGCGGGATCGGCGCCGAGGTATCTTCGCAGGACGGCAATGTCGTCGTCGTATCGCCGATCAAGGGCTCGCCCGCGGATAAAGCAGGCATTCGGGCCAAGGACACCATATTGTCCGTGAACGGCGAATCGCTGCAGGGCTTGGACCTGAATGCGGCAGTAGCCAAGATCCGCGGTCCGAAAGGCTCCAAAGCCGTACTGAAGATTAAGCGCGCAGGCTCCGACGAGCCGATCGAGCTTGTCATTGTTCGGGATGATGTTAGCCTGGAGACGGTGACCGCCCGGATGGAGAAGGACGGCATCGGAATTATCGAGATTACCCAATTCTCATCCAATACCGGTGAACGCTTTACGGAAGAGCTTGAGAAGCTGGAGGAGCAGGGCATGAAGGGCCTTGTGATCGACGTGCGGAACAATCCCGGCGGGGTTCTGTCCGAGGTGATCGGGATCACCGAGAATTTCGTGCCGAAAGGCAAGCTGATCGTTCAAGTTGAAGACAAAGACAAGAAACGGGAAAAGCATGTGTCGAACGGACAGGCGAAGCCTTATCCGATCACCGTTCTGATGAACAAGGGCAGCGCAAGCGCATCTGAAATTTTGGCCGGAGCGCTTCAGGAATCGGCAGGTGCGACCTTGGTCGGCGAGCATTCCTTCGGCAAAGGGACCGTTCAGACCAGCTTCGAGAAGCAGCTTGGCGACGGCAGCCTGTTGAAGGTCACCATTGCGAAGTGGCTCACGCCGAACGGCACCTGGATTCATGAGAAGGGGATTGAACCGGATATTAAAGTAGACCAGCCGGAATACTTTACGGTCGCCCCGATCGACAAGAAGAAGACCTACAAGTATGACGCGAACAGCAGCGACGTCAAGAATGCCCAAATCATGCTGGAGGCGCTCGGCTTTGATCCGGGACGCACCGACGGATATTTCGACCGGGCGACAGAGAAGGCCGTCAAGAGCTTCCAGAGCAAGCATAAGCTGAAATCCGACGGCGTCCTTAACAGTGCGACGGCGGAAAGCCTTGAGGCAGCACTGATCGAGAAGATTCAGGATCCGAAAGTGGATAATCAACTGAATCGCGGACTTTCCGAAGTTCGGAAGGAAATCGCGGCAAGAGCGTCGAAACCATAAGAAGGCTGCAACTTAGCCTTCTTTTTTCTTTGATTCGAGAAAGGAGCGTGGCTGGCTGTTGGAAACGCTGGTACAACTGCTGATGCGTGGGATGGATGCAGGCTTGCAACTTCTGACGCAGCCCTTTT from Paenibacillus ihbetae includes:
- a CDS encoding argininosuccinate synthase gives rise to the protein MAKQKIVLAYSGGLDTSVILKWLKETYDAEIIAFTADIGQKEELDGLEEKALATGASKVYIDDLRDEFAKDFIFPMFQAGAMYEGQYLLGTSIARPLIAKRMVEIARAEGATAIAHGATGKGNDQVRFELGVAGLAPDIEVIAPWRLEEFRNSFPGRAEMIAYAEAHGIPVTASAAKSYSMDRNLLHISYESGVLEDPWYDASAEASKDMYLLSVSPEDAPDEAEYLELEFKQGNVVALNGEAMSPLQVMEKLNELGGKHGIGRVDMVENRFVGMKSRGVYETPGGTILFTAHRKMESITMDREVMNLRDSLITRYSTLVYNGFWFAPERLALQALVTESQKNVTGTVRVKLYKGNVIGAGVKSPVSLYNPDIATMEADPTQAYDQGDATGFIRLNALRLKVAAGVNQNQ
- the argH gene encoding argininosuccinate lyase, which encodes MSKLWGGRFTKQTNALVEEYTASIGFDKQLAEEDIQGSLAHVSMLGKCGIVPAEDVETIKAGLNKVLERIREGSIEFSVSDEDIHMNIEKNLIEEVGPVGGKLHTGRSRNDQVATDMHLYLRNRVVALTGMLHELQTALIGQAKDNLDTIIPGYTHLQRAQPILFAHHLMAYVSMFQRDIDRLIDSYKRINILPLGAGALAGTTFPIDRHFVAEQLGFDGVYENSLDAVSDRDFILEFLADASIIMMHLSRLSEELVLWSSTEFNFIELDDAFCTGSSIMPQKKNPDVPELVRGKTGRVYGNLMGLLTVLKSLPLAYNKDMQEDKEGMFDTVATLEGALQLFAPMIATMKVNKGRMREAVNTDFSNATDIADFLVGKGLPFRQAHEVIGKTVLYCIQNNKYLLDLTLEEFRQFSELFDDSIYGVLQPETVVNARNVYGGTATAQVKDAIERSVKLLQATEEWLALRQGNVE
- a CDS encoding alpha/beta hydrolase produces the protein MALIQCHFFSEVLGLSTSMTVILPQQTSAQIGMTNTAGNGLHPTLYLLHGLSDDDSIWLRRTSIERYVASMGLAVVMPQVHRSFYTDMEHGGKYWTFISEELPALARSFFPLSHAREDNFVAGLSMGGYGAFKLGLRCPDRFAAAASLSGALDMVSRIGPAEDRLYDNRLIYGDRDISGTDDDLLHLVRKVDTGDGPKPMLYQCCGTEDFLYEDNQSFRQVCEQTSLDYTYQEGPGGHDWGYWDTHIQNVLKWLPLNKQNQ
- a CDS encoding polymer-forming cytoskeletal protein codes for the protein MIPYEEKLSDLKIAGTGNATGGRYGKVRIDGSGQINGDIECVDLVANGNVNVNGSLMTQKLRVNGSGTVHGAVEAESLNVAGNLNLKDQLRSRFIEIGGHCSIHGDSESERLTLSGNLRGHGDVRSEWAELRGSFNISGRLHLGNGDIRLFGRCKALEVIGDRITVRRKGKRLWEMLSFSLSGPRLEARVIEGDVLDLEYVEADMVRGNRVILGKGCKVRQVEFRDELSRDPEAEIGTAHRF
- a CDS encoding VanW family protein, yielding MKKIHLGLIIVSCFVLILSVGFGMLTLYVNQKELPEGVVVSGWDVGGRPADEVLAELDQRLAAMAGMKVKLQAAMLKGRTETFTLKEAGVQYDAESFREAVTKLHDNAGTLWEQVWYRHNFRSEWEISATWNRDLLKKRLNEEWEKERFGEPVNAVRSISEDDIVRYMPEKTAYRIDWAMLYDRLGAALPSDLSAAGKQADTELVLELPLNLEKPPVTLESLQSEGIARKIVEFSTSLGASGPGRVHNVTAAAKAVDGMILKPGDEFNYAHVIDTAKKEYGFKEAPVIVNGKLVPGIGGGICQVSSTVYHAALLIGLDITERRNHSLPVSYMPKGQDATFAEGAINFRFRNSTGKHLLILSEVSDETLTVKLFGTFPKDTVYELESSTIETLPSPEKVIHNKALPPGFKQVIQQGKPGYVVETYRTKKVNGKLVERVKISTDTYRAQDSIVAINPTHDGGMPIPNETPKKEVVEDGITAAP
- the ftsE gene encoding cell division ATP-binding protein FtsE, encoding MIEMQDVWKTYPNGAHALQGVSVKINRNEFVYVVGPSGAGKSTFMKLIYREEVPTKGQISVNGFNIGKLKQRKIPYVRRNIGVVFQDYRLLPKLTAYENVAFAMEVIEAPQRIIKKRVMEVLELVGLKAKANREPSQLSGGEQQRIAIARAIVNNPSVIIADEPTGNLDPETSWEIMQLLDEINFRGTTIVMATHNKEIVNTMRKRVLAIERGQIVRDQLRGEYGYEF
- the ftsX gene encoding permease-like cell division protein FtsX; translated protein: MSFRTFLRHLREGAKSIFRNGWMSVASVTSIVVSLFILGVFMLLVMNVNALADKADRNVQINTYLNLNVDEELREKIRSEIETMPEVSKVTFVSKEDGMKELEESLGSEWLEGFSEEDQNPLPDAFEISVIEPTTVGFVADKISALNEKYAEEPIMRVKYGEGTVETLFKITRTVRNIGFVFVAGLGLMSMFLISNTIRVTILARRREIGIMKLVGATNSFIRWPFFIEGALIGLVGSIVTVTLLFVGYGRLYAAAQTDMTLAKSMIPLGDLWLWLGGIIIVLGVAIGVWGSTMSIRKFLKV
- a CDS encoding murein hydrolase activator EnvC family protein; the encoded protein is MKKIAAGVAALLLASVMIQPSDGQAEKKTAADVDRELKVLQEQVRKARAQKSKAAEEKKEAQHYKKKTTKNLKYVMEQISIVSNELMRISMRIEETEDNLRTTTKELEAAEERIASREKLLESRIRLIYMDGQPSYLDVLLSSTSFSDFLERADSLKTIVNQDQDLLVQHKQDKLLVIEKKKELETQYATAKDLYEQMEDRKSLLNEKEKEKRVLLAQYDQEIEEAEILTKEQDQMLVALASKRSDLQKEKNKLAAEEAARRAAAAKAAAAAAAKRAKATKLGGSKGGGFTGNGGPFALPVSGARLSSGYGPRVHPVTGEVGKMHTGQDFAAPQGTEIRAAESGTVILAEWWSGYGNCVIVDHGGGVWTLYGHIRNGGIMVSEGDKVSRGQKIAEVGSTGQSTGPHLHFEVRVNGSPVNPGPYL
- a CDS encoding S41 family peptidase yields the protein MLKKRTVVFLMVAAMLCGVLITMALTQLPAAQQTGDGEGLLASISNRSGLDDAEARKLGTALDLIEDNYYKDVDRSKLVDGAINGMMEALGDPYSNYMGEESAKQFTESIAGSFSGIGAEVSSQDGNVVVVSPIKGSPADKAGIRAKDTILSVNGESLQGLDLNAAVAKIRGPKGSKAVLKIKRAGSDEPIELVIVRDDVSLETVTARMEKDGIGIIEITQFSSNTGERFTEELEKLEEQGMKGLVIDVRNNPGGVLSEVIGITENFVPKGKLIVQVEDKDKKREKHVSNGQAKPYPITVLMNKGSASASEILAGALQESAGATLVGEHSFGKGTVQTSFEKQLGDGSLLKVTIAKWLTPNGTWIHEKGIEPDIKVDQPEYFTVAPIDKKKTYKYDANSSDVKNAQIMLEALGFDPGRTDGYFDRATEKAVKSFQSKHKLKSDGVLNSATAESLEAALIEKIQDPKVDNQLNRGLSEVRKEIAARASKP